Proteins from a single region of Noviherbaspirillum saxi:
- a CDS encoding flavin-containing monooxygenase, with the protein MASGHDKFQTDIAPATGSIEDKTLREKYKTEREKRLRVGGNAQYRSTEGELANYLEDPFIDRELERNPITRDVDVLVIGGGFGGLMAAARLHESGVTNFMIIEKGSDFGGTWYWNRYPGAACDIESYIYLPLLDELGYVPVEKYSRGPEIFEHSRAIGRKYDLYRRARFGTEVKELRWDDDSALWVVSTNRGDTICARFVCMSTGPLQRPKLPNIPGITSFEGHSFHTSRWDYTYTGGDASGGLKGLTDKRVGIIGTGATAVQCIPHLGKWAKHLYVFQRTPVSVAPRGNCPTDLEWAKSLKPGWQKQRMDNFNAIVCGEKQSEDLVADGWTSIFSTIGVELAGHGELAEQRQLADFQYMEEVRARIDAVVKDLGTAAALKPYYNVMCKRPAFHDTYLETFNRPNVTLVDTQGNGVERVTKDGIIANGTEYKIDCLIYSTGFEFQTDFEHRNGFKIYGRNGKSLGEKWKDGLSTLWGYHTRDFPNCFIMGNGQGANTPNFTHMLNVGSQHIAYIVKHCIDNRLRAIEPTEQAEQAWVEHVMSFAGIRQKYDLECTPSYYNNEGMPSDITSTRNNFYMGGAFTFIKLLEDWRLKGNFDLFDREKDDKSLQRSAEKRQLRG; encoded by the coding sequence ATGGCATCTGGGCATGACAAATTTCAAACGGACATAGCACCGGCGACGGGAAGCATCGAAGACAAAACACTGCGTGAGAAGTACAAGACTGAACGGGAAAAGCGTTTGCGCGTCGGGGGAAATGCGCAGTATCGCTCTACTGAGGGGGAACTCGCAAACTACCTTGAAGATCCGTTCATCGATCGCGAACTAGAGCGAAATCCGATTACCAGGGACGTCGATGTCCTGGTGATTGGCGGGGGATTCGGCGGGCTCATGGCAGCCGCACGCTTGCACGAGTCAGGTGTGACAAACTTTATGATTATCGAAAAAGGCAGTGACTTCGGCGGCACATGGTACTGGAATCGCTATCCTGGTGCAGCCTGTGATATCGAGTCCTACATATATCTCCCACTGCTTGATGAACTTGGTTACGTGCCTGTCGAGAAGTATTCACGCGGCCCGGAGATTTTCGAGCACTCGCGTGCAATTGGACGGAAGTACGACCTTTATCGGCGCGCACGTTTCGGAACCGAGGTAAAAGAGTTGCGTTGGGATGACGACAGTGCGCTTTGGGTAGTCTCAACCAATCGCGGGGACACAATATGCGCCCGTTTCGTCTGCATGTCGACTGGCCCCTTGCAGCGGCCAAAGCTGCCTAATATTCCTGGAATTACGTCTTTTGAAGGACACTCGTTTCACACCAGCCGTTGGGACTACACCTACACCGGAGGCGACGCCAGCGGCGGGTTAAAGGGACTTACCGACAAACGGGTCGGCATCATCGGTACCGGCGCAACCGCCGTACAGTGCATCCCTCATCTTGGCAAGTGGGCAAAACATTTATATGTGTTCCAGCGGACGCCTGTCTCTGTAGCTCCTAGAGGGAACTGTCCAACAGACCTTGAATGGGCAAAGTCGCTGAAGCCCGGTTGGCAAAAGCAGCGTATGGATAACTTCAACGCTATTGTATGCGGCGAGAAACAAAGCGAAGATTTGGTTGCCGATGGGTGGACATCAATTTTCTCCACAATCGGGGTTGAACTCGCCGGTCATGGAGAGTTAGCCGAACAAAGGCAGCTTGCAGATTTCCAGTACATGGAGGAAGTCCGTGCACGCATTGATGCCGTCGTCAAAGACCTTGGAACTGCTGCGGCACTGAAACCCTATTACAACGTCATGTGTAAGCGCCCGGCCTTCCATGATACCTACCTAGAAACCTTCAACCGTCCAAACGTAACCCTGGTCGACACTCAGGGAAATGGTGTTGAGCGGGTAACAAAGGACGGCATTATTGCGAACGGTACCGAGTATAAGATTGATTGCCTGATTTACTCAACTGGGTTTGAATTTCAAACAGATTTTGAGCATCGCAATGGCTTCAAAATCTATGGCCGGAATGGAAAGAGCCTTGGTGAGAAGTGGAAGGATGGTCTCTCCACCCTATGGGGCTATCACACTCGCGATTTTCCAAATTGTTTCATCATGGGAAACGGCCAAGGTGCCAATACGCCAAACTTCACGCATATGTTGAATGTGGGCAGTCAACACATTGCTTACATTGTCAAGCATTGCATAGATAACCGACTCAGAGCGATTGAACCGACAGAACAGGCGGAGCAGGCGTGGGTCGAACATGTGATGTCATTCGCGGGCATCCGGCAAAAATACGATCTTGAATGCACGCCCAGCTACTACAACAACGAAGGCATGCCTTCTGATATCACTTCAACCCGCAACAATTTCTATATGGGAGGTGCTTTCACCTTCATCAAATTGCTCGAAGACTGGCGCCTCAAAGGGAACTTTGATCTGTTTGATCGAGAGAAGGACGATAAGTCGCTACAACGATCTGCCGAGAAAAGGCAACTGCGAGGTTAA
- a CDS encoding TetR/AcrR family transcriptional regulator translates to MVTQSTKTRLTQGVQHSRVLEEAAKILNSHGVSHTSLPKIATRVGVSRAALYHYFEDQEDLVFQSYRRTCEIMARWLSEAVHKGGSAIKIIESFVDGLLDESQPEFASLSEVAFLRTDQRSTISGLYEALWANLVTILRGGVERDELRPCNASIVAQAILGLVSWLPTAQRWRSSEPLSRQDMLDAIKEILIDGIAEDRNATVSYHSLDLSSNDVPIDHIFNAEALAAARQEALLASASWLFNLKGIDATSLEEIADRIGVTKKVIYHNVGDKETLVVECYRRAFRIYERLSQSLLAYDGSKIAAICAASHAVAAASIREDIAPLAPVAGFESLPDPVREQINASAVLLMERYLQVYADGQREGTVRQLHTRAIIAVYPAVFQWLPKWLDLLTPQDRSSAPHELAELLRVGLRAVRKRRRSPGTKRIQAK, encoded by the coding sequence ATGGTGACGCAATCTACAAAGACTCGATTAACGCAAGGCGTCCAGCACTCTCGCGTGCTTGAAGAAGCAGCGAAAATACTTAACAGCCATGGTGTTTCACATACGTCTCTGCCCAAAATTGCAACACGTGTCGGTGTGTCGCGTGCAGCGCTATACCACTATTTCGAAGATCAAGAAGACTTAGTGTTCCAAAGTTATCGACGCACTTGCGAGATCATGGCTCGCTGGTTGAGCGAAGCGGTACATAAAGGCGGCAGTGCGATAAAAATCATTGAGTCGTTTGTTGACGGCTTGCTGGATGAATCTCAGCCTGAGTTTGCTTCTTTAAGCGAGGTTGCGTTTCTTCGCACAGACCAACGGAGCACCATTTCCGGCCTCTATGAGGCTCTTTGGGCAAACCTTGTCACCATTCTCAGGGGGGGCGTAGAGCGCGATGAACTACGCCCCTGCAACGCCTCTATCGTGGCACAAGCAATTCTAGGGTTAGTGTCATGGCTTCCCACGGCCCAACGATGGCGCTCAAGTGAACCTCTCTCGCGCCAAGATATGCTTGATGCTATTAAGGAAATTCTTATTGACGGCATAGCAGAGGACCGGAATGCGACGGTGAGCTATCATTCGCTTGACTTATCGTCGAATGATGTACCTATCGATCATATTTTCAATGCCGAGGCACTTGCCGCTGCAAGGCAAGAGGCTCTGCTGGCATCTGCGTCTTGGCTGTTTAATCTAAAGGGTATTGACGCTACCTCACTTGAGGAAATCGCTGACCGAATCGGCGTAACGAAGAAGGTGATCTACCATAATGTGGGTGATAAGGAAACTCTCGTCGTAGAGTGCTACCGTCGTGCTTTCAGAATTTATGAACGGCTTAGTCAAAGCCTCCTTGCGTATGACGGCTCAAAAATTGCAGCCATCTGTGCCGCGTCGCACGCTGTCGCTGCAGCGAGCATTAGGGAAGATATAGCGCCTCTCGCACCAGTGGCTGGATTTGAATCACTACCGGATCCAGTAAGAGAGCAAATCAACGCTTCTGCGGTGCTCTTAATGGAGCGCTATCTGCAAGTATATGCTGACGGCCAGAGGGAGGGGACAGTACGCCAATTGCATACTCGTGCGATCATTGCCGTCTATCCCGCAGTCTTCCAATGGTTACCCAAGTGGCTTGACTTATTGACGCCACAAGACCGAAGTTCGGCTCCTCATGAGCTTGCAGAATTGCTCCGCGTTGGTTTAAGAGCGGTCCGTAAACGCCGTCGCTCGCCAGGTACTAAACGCATTCAGGCAAAGTAG